In Erigeron canadensis isolate Cc75 chromosome 7, C_canadensis_v1, whole genome shotgun sequence, one DNA window encodes the following:
- the LOC122609236 gene encoding uncharacterized protein LOC122609236: MIRVAIGGKSKNLLNHLTELPPEKASSENYELWEQEDLIVFSWLIQNIEPNVAGNLTEFSTSKELWDALVTTYSSGKDKLQAFNLHVKANEIKQSGKPLEDFWISLQGVWGEIDRFDPNPMKCAEDIKAYARIRSDQKLFQFLNGLDRNFESIKREILRIDPFPTAEAAYASVRKEAAHQNILGATTGESQCIAAGLIAKESEGSSFASRGYSRINTKKKPIQDDKSHLTCDECGMSRHTKDQCFEIIGYPDWWTDGYKTAAKKSF, from the coding sequence ATGATTCGAGTCGCAATAGgtggaaaatcaaaaaatcttttaaaccATCTAACCGAATTACCACCAGAAAAAGCATCATCCGAAAACTATGAACTATGGGAACAGGAAGATCTTATCGTTTTCTCATGGCTCATTCAGAATATCGAGCCAAATGTCGCCGGAAATCTGACTGAATTCTCCACCTCCAAAGAACTGTGGGACGCATTGGTCACCACGTATAGTAGCGGCAAAGACAAATTACAAGCCTTCAACCTTCACGTCAAAGCCAATGAAATCAAGCAATCGGGAAAACCATTAGAAGATTTTTGGATCTCGTTGCAAGGTGTCTGGGGGGAAATAGATCGGTTTGATCCAAATCCCATGAAGTGTGCAGAAGATATCAAGGCATATGCAAGGATCAGATCCGATCAGAAATTATTCCAATTTCTAAATGGATTAGATCGAAATTTCGAATCTATCAAGAGAGAGATACTTCGCATAGATCCATTCCCGACGGCTGAAGCCGCTTATGCTTCCGTTAGAAAAGAGGCCGCTCACCAGAATATTCTGGGAGCAACCACCGGAGAGTCACAATGCATTGCCGCCGGTCTAATAGCGAAAGAGAGTGAAGGATCAAGCTTTGCATCAAGAGGATATAGCCGCATAAACACAAAGAAGAAACCGATTCAAGATGATAAATCACACTTAACGTGTGATGAATGTGGCATGTCCCGACACACCAAAGATCAGTGCTTCGAGATAATCGGATATCCCGACTGGTGGACGGATGGTTACAAAACGGCGGCCAAGAAAAGCTTCTAG
- the LOC122607415 gene encoding metallothionein-like protein type 2: MSCCNGKCGCGSSCSCGSSCNGCGMYPDVEKSSTTTVIVDGVAPKQMYADGSESSFVAEGGCGCKCGDNCKCNPCNC; the protein is encoded by the exons ATGTCTTGCTGCAATGGAAAGTGCGGGTGTGGCTCAAGCTGCTCATGCGGCAGCAGCTGCAACGG ATGCGGAATGTACCCCGATGTTGAGAAATCATCCACCACCACTGTCATAGTTGACGGAGTTGCCCCCAAACAAAT GTATGCTGATGGAAGTGAGAGCAGCTTTGTTGCTGAAGGTGGTTGTGGTTGCAAGTGTGGAGACAACTGCAAATGCAATCCTTGCAACTGTTAA